The Ignatzschineria rhizosphaerae genome contains a region encoding:
- the trxB gene encoding thioredoxin-disulfide reductase, with protein MSDNHHSLIVLGSGPAGYTSALYAARANLKPVVITGMQMGGQLTTTTDIDNWPGGGEGLMGPALMDQMREHCERFGTEILFDHINSVDLTQKPFTLVGDNATYTCDALIIATGASAKYLGLPSEETYLGRGVSACATCDGFFYREKEVVVVGGGNTAVEEALYLSQIASKVHLVHRRDTFRAEKILIDRLYRNVEAGKIELHLDRQLDEVVGDASGVTGVILSSTKDEGIKEIEVPGVFIAIGHAPNTEIFKDQLEMRHGYIVVKSGIDGNATATSVPGVFAAGDVMDSHYRQAITSAGSGCMAALDAERYLDGLK; from the coding sequence ATGAGTGACAATCATCATTCGCTAATTGTACTTGGTTCAGGCCCTGCGGGTTATACATCGGCGCTTTATGCAGCGCGTGCAAATTTAAAACCTGTTGTCATTACGGGAATGCAAATGGGTGGGCAATTAACAACAACGACAGATATTGATAACTGGCCAGGTGGCGGTGAAGGTTTAATGGGACCGGCATTAATGGATCAAATGCGTGAGCATTGTGAGCGCTTTGGTACGGAAATCTTATTTGACCATATCAATAGTGTTGATTTAACCCAAAAGCCTTTTACATTAGTGGGAGATAACGCGACTTATACGTGTGATGCTCTTATTATCGCAACCGGCGCTTCAGCAAAATATTTAGGGCTTCCTTCAGAAGAGACTTATTTAGGACGTGGCGTTTCTGCTTGTGCTACTTGTGATGGTTTTTTCTATCGTGAAAAAGAAGTGGTAGTAGTTGGTGGCGGTAATACGGCTGTTGAAGAAGCGCTTTATTTAAGTCAAATTGCCTCAAAAGTGCATTTAGTTCATCGCCGTGATACTTTCCGTGCAGAAAAAATCTTGATTGATCGCCTTTATCGCAATGTTGAAGCGGGTAAGATAGAGCTCCATTTAGATCGGCAGTTAGATGAAGTTGTGGGAGACGCATCAGGCGTTACAGGGGTTATTCTTTCATCAACAAAAGATGAAGGTATTAAAGAGATTGAAGTGCCAGGGGTCTTTATTGCAATCGGTCATGCCCCTAATACGGAGATCTTTAAAGATCAGTTAGAGATGCGCCATGGTTATATTGTTGTAAAATCAGGTATTGATGGGAATGCAACAGCCACTTCAGTGCCGGGTGTTTTTGCCGCAGGCGATGTGATGGATTCCCATTATCGTCAAGCGATTACATCTGCGGGATCAGGTTGTATGGCGGCTTTAGATGCTGAACGTTATTTAGATGGATTGAAATAA
- a CDS encoding c-type cytochrome codes for MKKLALAAMLAVGVTGVSMAEVDADAVTYNRQAAFGVISWNMGIIGGMLKGETEFDADEAKAAAVRINEVAKGVHLTFIDGTYENSNVDPKIVTERADFDAKLANLITESDAMIGATSAKGTMGAQMGKLGGTCKSCHDAYKLD; via the coding sequence ATGAAAAAATTAGCACTTGCAGCAATGTTAGCTGTTGGCGTAACTGGTGTATCAATGGCAGAAGTTGATGCTGATGCAGTCACTTATAACCGTCAAGCAGCATTTGGTGTAATTAGCTGGAACATGGGTATTATTGGTGGAATGCTTAAAGGTGAAACTGAATTTGATGCAGATGAAGCAAAAGCTGCAGCTGTTCGTATCAATGAAGTTGCTAAAGGCGTACATTTAACCTTTATCGATGGTACTTATGAAAACTCTAATGTAGATCCAAAAATCGTAACAGAGCGTGCTGATTTTGATGCGAAACTTGCAAACCTTATTACAGAAAGTGACGCAATGATTGGTGCGACTTCTGCAAAAGGCACTATGGGCGCACAAATGGGTAAATTAGGTGGCACTTGTAAATCATGCCACGATGCATACAAGCTTGACTAG
- the aroE gene encoding shikimate dehydrogenase has translation MTLKKNICVIFGNPVAQSKSPEMQMQFAKNSGIELEYLKVLAPLDDFSGSLYEWTQKGIIGANITIPFKEDVMRLCDELTEEASLAKAVNTIRVSKDGKIFGHNTDGIGLLRDITQVKGYDLYGKRVLILGAGGAVRGILKPLLDCQPTEVVITNRTLSRAEGLANEFSVFGAIKAMAWDELKGSFDLIINATSASLQATFPVLPKGVISRESVGYDLVYGSEPTSFMHYFQENGGGEVFDGLGMLIEQGVYAFEFWFGKKPAIDGVLEIFGRQ, from the coding sequence ATGACATTGAAGAAAAATATCTGTGTAATTTTTGGTAATCCTGTGGCGCAATCAAAATCGCCAGAGATGCAGATGCAGTTTGCAAAAAATAGTGGTATTGAGCTTGAGTATTTAAAAGTCTTAGCCCCATTAGATGATTTTTCCGGATCTCTTTATGAGTGGACTCAAAAAGGGATTATAGGCGCTAATATTACAATTCCCTTTAAAGAAGATGTGATGAGGCTTTGTGATGAACTTACCGAGGAAGCATCCCTTGCAAAGGCAGTCAATACAATCAGAGTCTCAAAAGATGGCAAAATATTTGGTCACAATACCGATGGGATCGGTTTACTTCGGGATATCACTCAAGTAAAAGGGTATGACCTTTATGGGAAACGTGTACTCATTTTAGGCGCTGGTGGCGCTGTTCGTGGAATTTTAAAGCCTTTATTAGATTGTCAGCCCACTGAGGTTGTGATTACCAATCGAACGCTTTCAAGAGCAGAAGGATTAGCCAATGAGTTTTCAGTATTTGGTGCGATTAAGGCAATGGCTTGGGATGAATTGAAAGGATCTTTCGATCTTATTATTAATGCGACAAGTGCCTCGTTACAAGCGACTTTTCCAGTATTACCTAAAGGTGTTATCAGTCGTGAAAGTGTCGGTTATGATCTTGTCTACGGCAGTGAGCCGACCTCATTTATGCACTATTTTCAAGAAAATGGGGGTGGGGAAGTTTTTGATGGTCTAGGAATGCTCATTGAGCAAGGCGTTTATGCATTTGAGTTTTGGTTTGGGAAAAAACCAGCTATAGATGGCGTTTTAGAGATTTTTGGACGTCAATGA
- the bamC gene encoding outer membrane protein assembly factor BamC, which yields MYTKKIAFAVLLSGLIISGCSTQNVQSRDSLRYLKSSQVNPLEYPPSLVKKTETDVQATTTLREYRQHQKQVAQKVLPMNTSEGITIIESENGRRWINTGHSTDFVWLQVNQLLRQLGLEIDTSSPEAGLIETKWAENQADIPDGFIRGLIKRVAGNLFGSSSRDKFKVRLERSGDDRVLVFVTHYAMKDEATGNDDQFHRWVNAPSDPELEAEFIARLAARLGGDGQGALGKSGLPVTDREGTRMTITNRSQDEVWKQLGNILDDGAEYNVLEQYSDINTIRVGRTVKKRRFWFFTKYDREGEVYYIRVNSIGENETQVDVLPVLTLNYLEEMMDRMATQLK from the coding sequence ATGTATACAAAAAAAATAGCGTTTGCGGTATTGCTATCTGGCTTAATAATTAGCGGTTGCTCTACTCAAAATGTGCAATCGAGAGATAGCTTGCGTTATTTAAAATCATCGCAAGTGAATCCGCTTGAGTATCCGCCTAGCTTAGTGAAAAAGACTGAGACTGATGTACAGGCAACGACGACATTAAGAGAATATCGTCAGCATCAAAAACAGGTTGCACAAAAAGTGCTACCGATGAATACATCAGAAGGTATTACGATTATCGAGTCTGAAAATGGCCGACGCTGGATTAATACCGGACATTCAACAGATTTTGTTTGGCTACAAGTCAATCAGTTATTACGTCAGTTAGGTCTTGAAATAGATACTTCAAGTCCTGAAGCGGGTTTAATTGAGACGAAGTGGGCTGAAAATCAAGCAGATATTCCCGATGGATTTATCCGTGGGCTTATTAAACGTGTTGCAGGCAATTTATTTGGCTCCTCATCAAGAGATAAGTTCAAAGTTCGTTTAGAGCGTAGTGGTGATGATCGCGTATTGGTATTTGTAACGCATTATGCAATGAAAGACGAAGCAACGGGTAATGATGATCAATTCCATCGCTGGGTAAATGCACCGAGTGATCCGGAACTGGAAGCTGAATTTATTGCTCGCCTAGCTGCAAGGTTAGGAGGTGATGGCCAGGGTGCCTTGGGAAAGTCGGGGCTTCCCGTGACTGATCGGGAAGGAACCCGTATGACCATTACAAACAGATCTCAGGATGAGGTTTGGAAGCAATTAGGTAATATTTTAGACGATGGCGCTGAGTATAATGTGCTGGAGCAATATAGTGATATCAATACGATTCGTGTGGGAAGAACCGTGAAGAAACGCCGTTTCTGGTTCTTTACAAAATATGATCGTGAGGGAGAGGTTTATTATATTCGTGTGAACTCAATCGGAGAGAATGAAACGCAAGTTGATGTTCTTCCGGTGTTAACATTGAATTACCTCGAAGAGATGATGGATCGTATGGCAACACAGTTAAAATAG
- a CDS encoding polyamine ABC transporter substrate-binding protein encodes MKKLKLTALLSLGFLIGSHTVSAQEVRVYNWTDYIDPELITEFTEKTGIKVVYDTFDSNEVLLAKTLTGNSGYDIVVPSDYTLIYMVQADAVQKIDRSKLKNIDNIWPFVEERLDELPGATDYSVPYMWGTTGIAYNVGKVKELVPDAPLDSMELLFNPEYASKLASCGIYVVDTPSEFYPMVMRYLGLSAESTSNEDLAKANEVLEAIRPYITKFHSSEYINAMANGDACLTLGWSGDLYLAKSRAQEADAGVEIEYFIPKEGGLLWFDQLAIVKNAKNVDEAYAFIDFLLDAKVNARAADYVEYATSNEAAFEFVNQDLLNDPTLYPSKEELSLLNVKQPYTQAEQKKLMRHWLKIKAQR; translated from the coding sequence ATGAAAAAACTAAAGTTAACAGCTCTCTTATCCCTAGGGTTCTTAATTGGTAGTCATACAGTAAGCGCACAGGAAGTACGCGTTTATAACTGGACAGACTATATTGATCCTGAACTAATTACCGAATTTACAGAAAAAACGGGTATCAAGGTGGTTTATGATACGTTTGATAGTAATGAGGTCTTATTGGCAAAAACCTTAACGGGAAATTCAGGTTACGATATCGTTGTACCTTCAGATTATACGTTGATCTATATGGTGCAAGCTGATGCAGTACAGAAGATTGATCGTAGTAAATTAAAAAATATTGATAATATCTGGCCCTTTGTCGAAGAGCGCTTAGATGAGCTTCCTGGGGCGACAGATTATTCCGTGCCTTATATGTGGGGAACAACCGGTATTGCTTATAATGTCGGCAAGGTGAAAGAGCTTGTACCCGATGCGCCACTTGATTCTATGGAGTTACTCTTTAACCCTGAGTATGCTTCTAAGCTTGCCAGTTGTGGAATTTATGTCGTGGATACGCCAAGCGAATTTTACCCGATGGTTATGCGTTACTTAGGTTTATCTGCAGAGAGTACTTCTAATGAGGATTTAGCAAAAGCTAATGAAGTTTTAGAAGCGATTCGTCCTTATATTACAAAATTTCATTCATCAGAATATATTAATGCGATGGCAAACGGGGATGCTTGTTTAACATTAGGTTGGTCAGGAGATCTCTATTTAGCAAAATCAAGAGCACAAGAAGCAGACGCTGGTGTTGAAATTGAGTATTTTATACCCAAAGAGGGTGGTTTACTCTGGTTTGATCAGCTTGCGATTGTGAAAAATGCAAAAAATGTTGATGAAGCTTACGCTTTTATTGATTTTCTATTAGATGCAAAAGTAAATGCTAGAGCCGCTGATTATGTTGAGTATGCCACTTCTAATGAGGCGGCATTTGAGTTTGTGAATCAAGATCTGTTAAATGATCCTACGCTCTACCCTTCTAAAGAGGAGTTATCGCTCTTAAATGTGAAGCAGCCTTATACTCAAGCAGAGCAGAAAAAATTGATGCGCCATTGGCTTAAGATTAAAGCTCAACGATAA
- the ubiB gene encoding ubiquinone biosynthesis regulatory protein kinase UbiB: MVSRSLRMVKIWWVLLRYGLYDLAFMVPGLRHLRFLKPILAIFNGHKKTPLPVRIRLALENLGPTFIKLGQALSTRYDLLDKEIVDELIKLQDQVPAFPSEIAINIIERSFDQKLDALFIEFETTPIAAASIAQVHGAKLPNGQEVVVKVVRPNIHKVIKRDIGLMQILAQMVERYYPDGKRLRPVEIVEEYARTILNELDLTIEAANGAQLRENFKGSKELYVPEIYLEYVRKNVLVMERISGVPVGDIAKLKELGVNIPLLAKRSVDIFFKQVFEHSFFHADMHPGNIFVDVTDPSDPTYIALDFGIIGTLNEDDQHYLASNFLAFFNRDYLKVAQLHVESGWVPPDTSVGDFEAVIRSLCEPIFNKPLKDISFGAFLLSLFQTARRFKMEMQPQLMLLQKTLFAIEGLGRELYPELDLWATAKPYLVEFVKEKRGPKALFKRYRREFPVWVEQLPDVMQNANLTLRQAVKGSLKVNLNHKEWDRLASIQREEGRRRIFGVIGAVFLLALLLKFEGFEEGQLLIPASMGVISLLFFYLSLRKRK; encoded by the coding sequence ATGGTTTCTCGTAGCTTGAGAATGGTAAAAATATGGTGGGTATTATTGCGCTATGGTCTTTATGATCTTGCATTTATGGTCCCAGGGCTTCGACATTTACGCTTCTTAAAGCCAATCCTTGCGATCTTTAACGGACATAAAAAAACACCTCTTCCGGTACGTATTCGTCTTGCTTTAGAGAATTTAGGTCCCACTTTTATTAAGTTAGGTCAAGCGCTGTCAACTCGTTATGATCTGCTTGATAAAGAGATTGTTGATGAGCTTATTAAGCTTCAAGATCAGGTGCCGGCATTTCCATCAGAGATCGCCATTAACATTATTGAACGCTCTTTTGATCAAAAACTTGATGCGTTATTTATCGAGTTTGAGACAACTCCTATAGCTGCGGCATCGATTGCTCAGGTTCATGGTGCGAAATTACCTAATGGGCAAGAAGTTGTGGTGAAAGTCGTTCGTCCTAATATCCATAAAGTAATTAAACGTGATATTGGCTTAATGCAGATCTTAGCGCAGATGGTAGAGCGTTATTATCCAGATGGGAAGCGCCTTCGTCCCGTTGAGATCGTAGAAGAATATGCACGAACGATCTTAAATGAGCTTGATTTAACGATTGAAGCGGCAAATGGTGCGCAGTTAAGAGAGAACTTTAAAGGTTCTAAAGAGCTCTATGTTCCGGAGATCTATTTAGAGTATGTTCGTAAAAATGTGCTTGTGATGGAGCGGATTTCAGGAGTACCTGTTGGCGATATTGCGAAGCTTAAAGAGCTTGGGGTCAATATCCCTCTACTTGCAAAAAGAAGTGTGGATATCTTTTTTAAGCAAGTATTTGAACATAGTTTTTTCCATGCCGATATGCATCCTGGCAATATTTTTGTGGATGTCACAGATCCATCAGATCCTACCTATATCGCCCTTGATTTTGGGATAATTGGTACTTTAAATGAAGATGATCAGCACTATTTAGCGAGTAACTTTTTAGCGTTTTTTAATCGTGATTACTTAAAAGTGGCGCAGTTACACGTCGAATCCGGCTGGGTTCCTCCCGATACTTCGGTGGGGGATTTTGAAGCGGTGATTCGTTCTCTTTGTGAGCCAATTTTTAATAAACCTTTAAAAGATATCTCTTTTGGGGCTTTTCTTTTATCCCTCTTTCAGACGGCTCGCCGCTTTAAGATGGAGATGCAACCTCAGTTAATGTTGTTACAAAAAACATTATTTGCCATTGAAGGATTAGGACGAGAGCTCTATCCTGAGTTAGATCTTTGGGCAACGGCTAAACCTTATCTTGTTGAGTTTGTAAAAGAAAAAAGAGGTCCTAAAGCGCTTTTTAAACGTTATCGCAGGGAGTTTCCTGTTTGGGTGGAACAGCTACCTGATGTAATGCAAAACGCTAACTTAACTTTAAGACAGGCGGTTAAAGGTAGCTTAAAGGTCAATTTAAACCACAAAGAGTGGGATCGTTTAGCAAGCATTCAAAGAGAAGAGGGACGCCGGAGAATCTTTGGAGTTATTGGCGCGGTCTTTTTATTAGCGCTTCTTTTAAAGTTTGAAGGATTTGAAGAGGGGCAACTTTTAATACCTGCCTCAATGGGCGTTATCTCCTTACTTTTCTTCTATCTCTCTTTACGAAAACGAAAATAA
- a CDS encoding phosphoglycerate kinase, which translates to MKFNTLDDLNLEGKRVLVREDLNVPIHDGQITSDARLEAALPTIEKILEKGGAVMLMSHLGRPTEGEESDEFTLAPAAVWLSNRLGKPVSLVKNWINGVEIQPGEVKLLENVRFLAGEKANDEALSKKMANLCDVYVMDAFATAHRKAASTYGVGMVAKEVAAGILLEKELNALTKVIQNPASPMVAIVGGAKVSTKLTVLNALMDKVDQLITGGGITNTLLLAKGYNVGKSLVEKDLVPEAKKLLKRAAEEGKEIPLPIDVVVGKEFSADTEAVIKSIDEIEADDMIMDIGPKTSELYSQIMANAKTIVWNGPVGVFEFANFAAGTKLLGEAIAKSDAFSIAGGGDTVAAVEEFGLKDDISYISTGGGAFLELLEGKVLPAVEMLEKRAN; encoded by the coding sequence ATGAAATTTAATACTTTAGATGACCTTAATTTAGAAGGTAAACGTGTTTTAGTTCGTGAAGATTTAAACGTTCCTATTCATGATGGACAAATTACATCAGATGCACGTTTAGAAGCTGCTTTACCGACGATTGAAAAGATCCTTGAAAAAGGTGGTGCGGTAATGTTAATGTCCCATTTAGGTCGCCCAACTGAAGGGGAAGAGAGTGATGAGTTTACTTTAGCCCCGGCGGCTGTTTGGTTATCTAATCGCTTAGGTAAGCCGGTCTCTTTAGTAAAAAATTGGATTAATGGGGTTGAGATTCAACCAGGAGAAGTTAAATTACTAGAAAACGTGCGTTTCCTTGCTGGTGAAAAAGCTAATGATGAAGCCCTTTCTAAAAAAATGGCCAATCTTTGTGATGTTTATGTCATGGATGCTTTTGCAACAGCGCATAGAAAAGCAGCCTCTACTTATGGCGTAGGAATGGTGGCTAAAGAAGTTGCCGCAGGAATTTTACTTGAAAAAGAGCTCAATGCTTTAACAAAAGTGATTCAAAATCCAGCAAGCCCAATGGTCGCAATCGTTGGCGGAGCCAAGGTTTCCACTAAATTAACGGTATTAAATGCGTTGATGGATAAGGTCGATCAGCTCATCACTGGTGGCGGTATTACCAATACTTTACTACTTGCAAAAGGCTATAACGTTGGTAAGAGTCTAGTGGAAAAAGATTTAGTGCCAGAGGCGAAAAAGCTTCTTAAACGTGCAGCAGAAGAAGGGAAAGAGATCCCACTTCCAATTGATGTTGTGGTGGGTAAAGAATTCTCAGCAGATACAGAAGCGGTAATTAAATCGATTGATGAGATCGAAGCGGACGATATGATTATGGATATTGGTCCTAAAACAAGTGAACTTTACAGTCAAATCATGGCGAATGCGAAAACAATCGTCTGGAATGGTCCTGTGGGTGTTTTTGAGTTTGCAAACTTTGCTGCAGGTACGAAGTTACTCGGCGAAGCGATTGCAAAAAGTGATGCATTCTCAATTGCAGGTGGCGGTGATACGGTTGCTGCGGTTGAAGAATTTGGTTTAAAAGATGATATCTCTTATATCTCAACAGGGGGCGGCGCATTCCTTGAATTATTAGAAGGAAAAGTCTTACCCGCAGTTGAGATGTTAGAAAAGCGAGCTAATTAA
- the mutL gene encoding DNA mismatch repair endonuclease MutL, translating to MSRRIAKLDPHVINQIAAGEVVERPASIVKELVENSIDAGSTNIIIDIKSGGMDHIIIQDNGHGIEKDDLNLALSSHSTSKIKSADDLVEVSTLGFRGEALPSIAAVSRLTLTSRAKGAEYAYKVQGKGFDEINEPMPASLPEGTRIEVLDLFFNVPARRKFLRTERTEFSHIETLVKRLALIRYDIGFTLIHNGREVFSAPIAMAMDEKQMRIGSVFSTEFLTESFHFTHTKEVPVDDYDTTRTLTLEGWVAKPTFFRNNNDWQYVYVNGRMVKDRLVAHAIRQAYRDVMYSDKHPAFVIYLTLDAAAVDVNAHPQKHEVRFRESRMVHNFLFSTLNHVISQPEVMAGHEKMPVVASLDGNETLEAVTNSEPVSIARQGGFSFGGQIPHRPYKPVNLYEAIGAGSDRGSLFEKESPSLATADKVTSEIRDHSLNHDDQFNPDEAPLGYALGQLHEAYILAENRDGLVMVDMHAAHERIIYERFKNAVGSQEGIIRQALLIPKSMDVSSKEIALVEEFQSELQSLGLVIEVLSHTSIVIREVPASLIRANIDKLVLEVLKDFDRYGSSSKITEHMNDILSTMACHSAIRHHRRLTLPEMNALLRDMERTERSGQCNHGRPTWRSLALTDLDKLFYRGE from the coding sequence ATGAGTCGTCGTATCGCAAAATTAGATCCCCATGTCATTAACCAAATTGCGGCAGGTGAAGTGGTTGAGCGCCCTGCATCAATTGTCAAAGAGTTAGTGGAAAATAGTATTGATGCGGGATCTACAAATATCATTATTGATATTAAAAGCGGTGGCATGGATCATATTATCATTCAAGATAATGGCCATGGGATTGAGAAAGATGATCTTAATCTTGCACTTTCAAGCCATTCAACAAGTAAAATTAAGAGTGCTGATGATCTTGTAGAAGTCTCAACGCTAGGCTTTAGGGGGGAAGCGCTACCAAGTATTGCCGCTGTTTCTAGATTAACCCTAACTTCCCGAGCTAAGGGCGCAGAATATGCTTACAAAGTTCAAGGAAAGGGATTTGATGAGATTAATGAACCTATGCCAGCTTCTTTACCTGAAGGAACGCGTATTGAAGTTTTAGATCTCTTTTTTAATGTGCCAGCAAGACGTAAATTTTTGCGTACAGAGCGCACAGAATTTAGCCATATTGAGACATTAGTAAAGCGCTTAGCACTTATTCGTTATGATATTGGTTTTACCTTAATCCATAATGGTCGCGAGGTTTTTTCAGCGCCCATTGCGATGGCGATGGATGAGAAGCAGATGCGTATCGGCTCGGTCTTTAGCACTGAATTTTTAACAGAGAGTTTTCACTTTACGCACACAAAAGAGGTTCCTGTTGATGATTACGATACAACGAGAACATTAACTTTAGAAGGTTGGGTGGCAAAACCAACATTTTTTCGTAATAACAATGATTGGCAATATGTCTATGTTAATGGGCGAATGGTCAAAGATCGTTTAGTGGCGCACGCAATTCGTCAAGCTTATCGTGATGTGATGTATAGCGATAAGCATCCTGCCTTTGTGATCTATTTAACCCTAGATGCAGCAGCGGTTGATGTCAATGCGCACCCTCAAAAGCATGAGGTCCGTTTTAGAGAGTCCCGAATGGTGCATAATTTTTTATTTAGCACCTTAAATCATGTGATTTCACAACCAGAAGTGATGGCTGGGCATGAAAAAATGCCGGTAGTTGCTTCATTAGATGGCAATGAGACTTTAGAAGCCGTGACTAATAGTGAACCTGTCTCAATTGCAAGGCAAGGAGGGTTTAGCTTTGGTGGGCAGATTCCCCATCGCCCATATAAACCTGTCAATCTTTATGAAGCTATTGGTGCGGGAAGTGATCGAGGTTCTCTATTTGAGAAGGAGAGTCCGTCATTAGCCACGGCAGATAAAGTGACGAGTGAAATAAGAGATCACTCGCTTAATCACGATGATCAGTTTAACCCGGATGAAGCGCCGTTAGGATATGCTTTAGGGCAATTACATGAAGCATATATCTTGGCAGAAAATCGTGATGGTTTAGTGATGGTGGATATGCATGCCGCACACGAACGAATTATTTATGAGCGTTTTAAAAATGCAGTAGGTTCACAAGAGGGAATCATTCGTCAGGCGCTATTAATTCCTAAATCAATGGATGTTTCATCTAAGGAGATTGCATTAGTTGAGGAGTTTCAAAGTGAGCTGCAATCTTTAGGATTAGTGATTGAGGTATTAAGTCACACCAGTATTGTGATACGGGAAGTGCCGGCAAGTTTGATTCGCGCCAATATTGATAAGTTAGTTTTGGAAGTCTTAAAAGATTTTGATCGTTATGGTTCTAGTTCGAAAATTACAGAGCACATGAATGATATTTTATCGACAATGGCGTGCCATAGCGCTATTCGTCACCATCGTCGGTTAACGCTGCCAGAAATGAATGCACTCTTAAGGGATATGGAGCGCACAGAGCGCTCAGGGCAATGTAACCATGGACGGCCTACATGGCGATCATTAGCCTTAACCGATTTAGATAAGCTCTTTTATCGTGGAGAATAG
- the ubiE gene encoding bifunctional demethylmenaquinone methyltransferase/2-methoxy-6-polyprenyl-1,4-benzoquinol methylase UbiE, whose amino-acid sequence MSEEKTHFGYQTVDRDDKEARVAEVFHSVASRYDVMNDVMSFGIHRLWKNTAMTLSGARRGQKVLDLAGGTGDLTKRLSKRVGAEGLVVLSDINESMLEEGRKRLINEGIVGNVEFKQINAEHIPFEDATFDLVTIGFGLRNVTDKLKALKEMKRVLKPGGRLLVLEFSKPVVPGLGTLYDFYSFQVIPRMGELIAKDGDSYRYLSESIRMHPPQEELRDMMLEAGFDEVDYKNLTGGIVAIHRGFVY is encoded by the coding sequence ATGTCTGAAGAAAAAACCCATTTTGGTTACCAAACTGTTGATCGTGATGATAAAGAAGCGCGTGTTGCGGAAGTTTTTCACTCAGTAGCAAGCCGTTATGATGTCATGAATGATGTGATGAGCTTTGGGATTCATCGTCTATGGAAAAATACGGCAATGACCTTATCGGGCGCAAGACGGGGACAAAAAGTTCTTGATCTTGCCGGCGGTACAGGGGATTTAACAAAGCGTTTGAGTAAACGTGTGGGCGCTGAAGGATTAGTCGTTCTTTCTGATATTAATGAGTCGATGTTAGAAGAGGGGCGTAAACGTCTAATTAATGAAGGCATTGTTGGGAATGTAGAATTTAAGCAGATTAATGCTGAGCATATTCCTTTTGAAGATGCGACATTTGATTTAGTGACGATTGGTTTTGGTTTACGCAACGTAACCGATAAGCTTAAAGCATTGAAAGAGATGAAGCGAGTCTTAAAACCAGGTGGCCGACTACTTGTTTTAGAATTCTCTAAGCCAGTGGTTCCGGGGCTTGGGACGCTTTATGATTTTTACTCATTCCAAGTGATTCCAAGAATGGGCGAATTAATCGCTAAAGATGGAGATAGTTATCGTTACCTCTCTGAATCTATTCGCATGCATCCTCCTCAAGAAGAGCTTCGTGACATGATGTTAGAAGCTGGATTTGATGAGGTGGATTATAAAAACTTAACGGGGGGGATCGTGGCGATTCACCGAGGTTTTGTTTATTAA